The genomic stretch CCGTCTGCTGTCAGTTGTGGTGGTGTTTTTCAGAGCATCATAATCAACAAATTTACTTGACAGGGGCTCATGGTCTAGCAGCTATGACGTCGCTCTCACTAAGCGGAGATCGGGAGTGCAAGTCTCCCTGGGCCCATCATTGTTTTTTAAATTAGAAGATTAGGAATTAATTGTCTCAAGAATTTTGTCTTTTTTATTAAGTAAAAAAGGATATCTCTCGGCATACAGATTAATATTCGCCTGTACTACTTTTTCATAAATATTATGATCGCCAACCCCAAGATAATTTATTTCAGTTCTCAATTCTTTTATTAAATTTTTAAATATTTTTTTTTGAGAAGGACTTAATTCCTTATCATTCGAATCATAAACTATAAAACTAATCGCCCTTATAGCATCTGCAATAATAGCGGCATTCTCGTCATATAGTTCTTTTTCTTTTCCGCAATCAACTATATCCTTTAATGGTTTGATTAAAGAGATGTTATGAATTTTCTCCTTTTCTTCAAGCGCCATTAAAATCCTCTCTAACCCGAAAGCAGCTGCTATGACTTCATTTTTTGTCAAACTGATATTGTTTTGCCCATTAAAAATATATTTATAATTTAATTGAGAAGCAATTTCAACATATCTTCCATCAACCATTTTATAATAGATTTCAAAACCCGGTCCGCCAGCACAATTTGGTATTCTTGCAATGAAAAGATTTCGCCTTCCTTTTGTTGGGATTACCTGAGCTTCTCCTAGTAGATTTTTCCAAACATTGGCTATTTTTCTAGTCTCCTGCGAAGTGATGTGGACGTCATCAATTTTGCAGTCTTCCAGATAAGTAACTAAGAGTTTATCTTTTTTAAGTCCAAGGACATTCGTTATTAATTCATAAATTTCTTGCGTATTCTTTTCAAAATTGAGCATATCGGGATTTCCAACCTGTGTAAATTCCATCATTTCAAAGAAGCTTAAATGCCTGTTGCTAATGCCTATTTTTGAAGAATCTGTCTCGCGCAAACAGCGTTCTGCAAGTGAAAAAGTAATTGGCGGTCTAGGGCATTCATCGCGCAGTATAGGATCGACTATATGATGGCCTGCACTGGGGTTAAATTTTCCATAACCGCCTCTGGCGTAAAGCAGGCCTACAGATTTTTCTAAAGGATAACCTGACTTTTCTGCAAAGTCAATTACATTTTTGATAATGTTTTTACTATTCATAAGTTATAAAATATTATGCACTTTATTAAATTTATTTGTTGCTTTTCTACAAACAAATAGAAAAATTTAAATAAGGAGCGGTTTTAGATGCCAAAATGGAAGAAATATTCAAGGAATTAGGACTTTCTGATAAGGAAATAAAAGCTTATTTGAAACTCTTAGAGCTTGGGCAAGCGACAACACAGAGGCTTTCAGAGGTTACAGCAATCAACAGAATAACACTTTATGATATTCTAAGATATCTGATAGAAAAAGGTTTTGTTGGTTATACAATCATTGATAAGGTCAAATATTTTTATGCAACACCGCCAAGAAATGTGCTAAATATGCTTAAAGAAAAAGAAAGAAAATTTGTTTCTATTCTACCTGAACTAGAGTCAAAGATGGAAATTATAGGCAAAAGACCAACTTTTCAATTATTCGAAGGAAAGGAAGGCATAAATACAGTAAATGAAGATGTCCTTAGAGAAAAAAACGAGATCCTTGCCTATGGTTCTTCCCAAATCATAAATAAAATCATAAAATATCAGGCAATAGATTTCATGAAAAAAAGGATAAAAAATAAAATTAAATGGAAAGGAATAAGTGATTCTGGTTTTAAAGAGCATATTTTTTTTGAAAAACCAGAGTATAAAAAAATAACTGTATTAAAAGTTGACGATTCATTTAAAAATATTGGAACATGGAATTACATTTACAACAATAAAATTGCAATTTTATCATTTAATAAAGAAAATTTTGTTGGAATTATAATCGAGGATGAAACTATAAATAAAACAGCAAAGTTAATTTTTGAAAAACTGTGGAAGCAAGCTAAAAAATCTTAATTATAGAATGATCCAAAAAACAAGCTTTTATTCATGGAAAACAGGCAATCTGGCAAAAGGCTGCAGGCTTTGCGTAGAAGGATCTAAATTAGTTTTATTTGCAACTGGGCTTTGCCCCAGAAGCTGCTTTTACTGCCCTTTATCAGAGCAGAAAAAGAACAAAGATGTTGTTTATGCAGATGAGTGGAAGATCGAAAAAGACAGAGACATAATTGCAGAAGCAAAATCAATAAGCGCAAAAGGAGCTTCTTTGACTGGAGGCGATCCGTTCATAGTTTTAAACAGAAGCATTAAATACATTAAATTATTAAAAAAAGCCTTTGGAAAGAAATTTCATATACATCTTTACACACTTCCTGAATTATTAACGCTCAATAAATTAAAAAAATTCTATAATGCGGGTTTGGACGAGATAAGGCTGCATCCTGATATTTTCAACAGGAAGAATTGGAATAAAATAGATTTAGTCAAGAAATTTAAATGGCAGATTGGAGTTGAAATTCCAGTCATTCCCGGTCACAAAAAGAAAATCATGGAACTGATTGATTATTTTGCGGATAAAATCAATTTTTTAAATCTAAATGAACTGGAAATATCAGACACAAATGCAGACAAATTATTGAAAATGGGCTTTAGGTGCAAAGACGAAGTTTCTTATGGAATAAAAGGAAGCGAAGAGCTGGCTTTTGAATTATTAAAACACATCAGTAAAAAACATCCAAAGCCGAATGTCCATTACTGCACTGCAACTTTAAAGGACAAAGTTCAGTTGGCAAACAGGATAAAAAGAAGGGCAAAAAACACTGCAAAAGCTTATGACATTGTCAGTGAAGAAGGCATGCTGATCAGGGGCGCTGTTTATTTGCCTGATTTAAAGCCAGGATTTAGTTATAGAAAAAGATTGGAAAATATTTTAAAAAATAAAAAAATTAAAAATAAGCTTATAAAGAAATTAAACACAATAAAAAATAATTTAAAAAAAGACTTTAAAATAAAAAACAGCTTAATAGATATTGACGAGCAGAAATTAAGGATATTGGCATCAATGAAAATAATTGATAAAATAAAAAATAAAATAATATTGAAAGGCCTCTGCCCGGCAATTGTTGAAGAATATCCTACATGGGATCAGACTGAAATAGATATCGAGTTTTTGCGCAATAAAGCAAAAACTATTTAAATTATAAGAATAAAGAAACAGCATGATCATCACAATCAACACGAAAGACGACTCGCACGAGGATATAAGGAAAGTGATAAGGATGCTGCAGCATCTTTTAGGAGAGCATGAAACATTCACGAACAGGAATATATTTGATTCTCCCTCTCCAAGTTTGGATCCGCATCAGCCAACAAGCGCTTTTGGAGCAATGTTTGGCAGTGAAAACACAGCATTAACTGATTCATCCGCAGCTGAAATCAAAGAAAAAAAAGACGATGAAGAAACTCCTGAGGTAATCGTTTATGACTATTGAGCAGGAAGAGCCGGAGTATTTTTCAGCAAAAGACCTTGTGAGGTCGTTTTTTGGCTCTTTATTTTTCGGATTTGCATTCATCTTCAGCAAGGCATTGATTGATTTAAGCGCAACATTGGATAAGATTCATATCGTCCTGATTCTGCTTTCGACTTTTCTGCTCCTCACATTTGAGATATACTTCATCGGTTACCAGAGGGTAAGCGACAGGAAAAGAAGGCCGTTCTGGGAGTTCTGGCTCAAAAGATTCGCAACATTCTACGTAATAACTGTCTTGGTTTCGCTCTATCTTGTTTATATTTACAATTTTCAGGTTTATCTGACAACATACATGGAAATAATAAAGCTCGTAGTTGCAGTTTCACTGCCCTGCGCAACAGGCGCTGCAATCGCAGACTTATTGAAAAAATACTAAGGTTTTTATATCGAGCTTTTTTCTTTGTCTTTTATGGAAAAATACAAATTTTTTGAGCACACAGCAGATGCAAAATTCCAGGCATACGGCAAAACTCTTGAAGAAGCATTCTCGAATGCAGCCTTAGCCATGTTTTCTGTGATGACAGACATCAAAAAAATAAAGCCAAAGATAAAAAAAGAAATAAGTGTTGAAGGAATAGACCAAAAGCAGCTTCTTTATAATTTTCTGGAAGAATTCTTGTTTTTAATGGATACAGAATTTTTGCTGTTAAGCAATGTTGAAAAGATAAAGATAAACGCCAATAAATTAACTGCAACAGCCTTTTTTGACAAAGCAGAAAACTACGAAACCCATGGTGATGTAAAAGCAGTTACATACCAGGAAATGGAGATAAATCAGGAAAAAGACAAGGTCATGGTGCAGGTTGTTGTGGACATATAATCTTAGCAAACTATTTAAACTGATTAAATTTACCCTTCTTTATGGAGCTAAAAAAAATAAACGAATTTACGTGGCAGATACCGAAAACAGGCAACATGAAGGTTCCTGCAATAATCTATGCTTCAGAGAAGCTGATAGAGAAGATAAAGCAGGACTTGACATTAAAGCAGTCGGAGAATGTTGCAGCATTGAAAGGGATCCAGACAGCATCATATACAATGCCAGATGCTCATCAAGGATATGGGTTTCCTATCGGTGGTGTTGCTGCGTTCGACATGGATGAAGGCATTATAAGCCCTGGCGGTGTTGGTTATGATATTAATTGTTTAACGGAAGATGCAAGAATATTGACTGAGCAAGGATATTTCAAAGAAATAAGAGAGTTCGAACATGATTTTATAGAAGTTGAGAACCTTAATTCAAAATATGCCTTGAAATCAAAAATGTGCCAATTAAAGGTAATTTCATTTGACTCTTCCCAAAATTGTTTTTCTTCCAAACAAGTTAATTATTTTATGAAGAAAAAACATTTTGGTTCAATTGTCAACATCAAAACTAAATTAGGATATGCCATTCAGTTAACAGAAGAACACCCGATATTATCAAAGTCAGGTATGATTGAATCTAAACTATTAAATCAAGGAGAACAAATAGCAATAAATCCTTTTGAAGGGGTTGAGTTTGAAAAGACTAAAGAGGATTTTATTTTAGCCACAGAAAATGAATTTGAAAAAAAACAGAGAGAAGAACTAATAAAAAGGGAGATTTTACCATTAAGATTAACTAATAGTAAGCTTCCAATCATAACAAAATTGTTCGGATATTTGCTAGGAGATGGAAGTATCTATATAAGCAATGGCAAGGGAAGGATATGCGCATTTGGTCAGAAAGAAGATCTTTTGGAAGTAAAAAGCGATTTTGAAAAACTTGGATTTTCTGCAAGGATTTATGGTAGAACAAGAGAACACACTATTGAAACTCAATATGGGAAAAAAATATTTTCAGCTAAAAATTATGAATTGCATGTATCTTCTATAGCATTAACCAATTTATTCTTTAAATTGGGGTACCCTAAAGGAATAAAAACTTCAACTAAATTTTTAATACCTAGCTGGATAGTAGGGAGCCCTAAATGGATGAAGCGATTGTTTATATCAGCCCTATTTGGAGCAGAGTTATCTAGCCCAAGAACCCATACAAAAACAGGTTTCGATTGCCCTGTCCTATCAATAAATAAAATAGAAAATCGAGTAGAAAATGGAAGAGAATTTTGCATCCAATTGATGAATTTGCTTGAAGAATTTGAAGTAAAAACAGATAAAATAATTGAAAGAAAAGAATATAAAAACAAACAAGGAGTGACCTACAGGATAAGACTTCAAATTTCTTCAGAAGAAGATAATCTGATTAAGCTTTGGTCAAAGATTGGTTTTTCCTATAATCGAAAGAGAGATATTCTGTCCAAAATAGCAATACTGTACATTAAAGAAAAAAAGAACCTTGCTGGAATACGATCAGAAATTGCTGTCAAGGTAAAAGATTTTAAGAAGAAAGGGTTAAAGCTCAAAGAAGTCCAAAATTTATTAAAAAATGAATATGTGAATGATCGCTTTATAGAACGACATTATTACGAAAACGCAGGACAGAGAATTTCTTTAAATTTCATATCCTTCGAAGAATTCAAAAGATTGAAATTAAATGAATTTGAAAAATATGGCTTATTTTTTGATTTTGTCATTTCTGTTTCAAAAGTACCATATGAAGGAGATGTGTACGATCTAAATATAGATAAAACACATAATTTTGTAGCAAATAATATCATAGTTTCGAATTGCGGCGTCAGACTATTAGCAACAGACTGGGCTGAAAAAGACATTGCTGCAAAAAGAAAAGAATTGCTTAATGAGATCTTCAAAGAAGTCCCTGCAGGAGTTGGAAAGTCAGGAATCACAAAATTAAGCAAAGATATTTTGATGGAAATTCTGAAGAAAGGCGCAAGATGGGCTTTAGAGCAGGGTTATGGGACAAAAGAAGATCTGGAAAGAACAGAAGAAAACGGCTGCATGAAGGCTGCTGATCCAGGCACAGTTTCTCAAAGAGCTTTAGAAAGGGGAATGCCGCAGTTGGGAACATTAGGAAGCGGAAATCATTTTCTGGAAATACAGAAAGTTGATCAAATCTATGACATAGAAACTGCAAAAGATTTTGGAATAACTGAAAAAGGCCAGATAACTGTTATGATACACTGCGGATCCAGAGGATTGGGGCATCAGGTTGCTTCTGATTATATCAAGGAAATGGAAGAAAAGCACGGGATAAAAGATCTGCCGGACAGGGAACTAGTTAATGCTCCTATTAATTCAGAAACAGGCCAGAGATACTATAAGGCAATGTGCTGCGCAATAAATTATGCTTTTGCAAACAGGCAGATGATAGAGCACTGGACAAGGGATGTTTTCAATAGAATAATGGGCAGCTCAGATGGGATGAAGCAAGTTTATGATGTCTGCCACAATCTTGCTAAATTTGAAAGGCACAATGTTGATGGAAAGCAGAAATTAGTCTGCGTTCACAGAAAAGGCGCAACCAGAAGCTTTGGTCCAGGAAGAGAGGAGATTCCTGATGTTTACAGAAGCATTGGACAGCCGGTGATAATCCCTGGATCAATGGGAACTGCTTCGTATTTATTGGTTGGAACGAAAAAAGCAGAGGAGATCTCCTGGGGATCAACAGCCCACGGCGCAGGAAGAGTTGCATCAAGGAGTGAAGGATTAAGAACATTAAGAGGAGAGCAGGTTGCGCATGATCTTGAAAAGAAAGGCATAGAAGTCAAGGCAACATCATGGAAAGGGATCGCAGAAGAAGCTCCCCAGATGTACAAGGACATTGATGAAGTTGTCAGAGTTTCTCATGCGCTTGGGATCGGGAATATGGTCGTAAGATTAGTGCCGTTGGCAGTGATGAAAGGCTAGAGCTGCTTCGCTTTAACATTTTTTCTATAAATGAAGACAATAGAAACCAGATATCCGAAGTAAGAAATAATTTCTAACAACGAAGGATCTCCATTATATCCGAACAGTGATTTCAAAATACTCCCAAAATTGCCATTCTCGTTTATGATGTTGTTCGTATTCCAAACATGTTCAATTGTAATGGGCAACAAGCTTGCTTCTTGAAACTCATGAACGCCATGCGCAATAAGACCGGCTGCAAATAATGTAAGCAGAATGCTCGTTATATTGAAAAATAACTTCAAATTGATCCGTTTTATGCTGAAGAAAAACAAATAACCCAAAATTAATGCGCTGACAATTCCGATTAAGGCCCCTATGAGATTGTTCTCTTTACTGACAAAATTAGCTGCTCCGAGAAAAATAACAGTTTCAACACCCTCTCTTAATACTGCAACCAGGCTAAGAAAGAACAATCCAAGCTCATGCTCCATCTCCACCTTTTTGGATACTTTCTCTCTTATCTCCTTAACATGGCTCTTTTTCATCATCCAAAATATCATATAAGTCAGTAGAATCGCAGCTGCAAACATTGATATGCCTTCAAATATCTGCTCAGCTTTGCCTTCAAATTCCCCAATAAAAAACTTAAAAATAAATGCAGTTATAACGCTTAAAACCAAACCAGAAATCACCCCAAACCATACAAATTTAGCATAGTCTTTCCTTTTTATTTCATAAAGATATGCGAGAATTATTCCTATAACCAATACTACTTCTAAAGTTTCCCTGAATGTTATTATTGCGCTGGTTAGCATTGGATTCGCACCTTTATTGGCTTCCCATGGGGGCAATAAGCTGGGTTTTTCATAATTAAGCTCATCTTTTTAACAGCCAAGTCAGATAATGCATGCTCTATCTTGTTTGCTTCATTATGCACCTGGCTTAATTTTAAGCCCAGTATCTTGCTTAAAAATAATTCAATAATCCTGTGTTTGTATGTTAATTGCCTGCCTTCAATCAATCCTTTTTTTGTTAGCTTTAAAGGCCCGTATGGCTTTACAGAGATTAATTTATATTTTGACAGCTTGCTTAACATCTCAGAAACACTGGCTTTTGATATATTCAGGTATTTTGCCAGATCAATGGATCTGACCTCTCCTTTAGACTCCTCGCTAAGATGGTATGCTGCCCTGATATAATCTTCTTTTGAAAAGTTCATAAAGTTAGGTATGCCTAACTCATATATAAATGTTGCGGTTTAAGCATGCTTTATTTTGGCATATGAAGCTGCCAGGCTTTCACATCAGTCAGGGATATAGTTGTCAGATTAGTGCCGTTGGCAGTGATGAAAGGGTAGAGAAGCCATGATTTGCTTAACTATTGGTAAAATCTATTTTTGTACAGATCTTTAAGTAAAATTTATATATCCTATTATATATCGGTTATGTATGCATGATGCAATCCGTAAACACACACAAAATATTAAGAAATTTCATGACAATAAAATACGCAGATATTATAAGTTCATACCCCTAATTGGGTTGATATTGTTATTAATGTTATTCTCATCTCAAAAAAATCAACCTGACTCCACACCTATAGTAAAGCAAAGCTTCGTTGAAAGATTATCTGATTCGTGGTATGATGTTTCAAACTCATTCAAATTTGATGGATTAATTGATGTTTTAATAACAACAATACTTTTAATAACTATATGGACTGGGTATAAGTATTGGCTTCTTAGATTAAGATACATACGAAATAACGCTAACCTGCTACAGAATATAATTATTGTAATTATGCTTTTCATTTTTGTTGACAGGCACATTAAACTTGATTCCTTTTTAGGTCAGTACATAGATTGGATATTATTTTTGATATTCCTTTACATAATCTTAGCTGGAAGCTGGTATCTTGCAAAAACTATTGATAGAATCGACCTGACATCTGATTTATATTGTTGGGGTTTAAGGATAATCGCAACAATAGTCATCTTTATTGGCGTAAATCTATTCTTTTCAAGTGCATTTGTACTAACATTTTCTAATTCTAAACTAGTATTTGATAACATTTATTGGATATTGAGCATATGCTTAATACTTCTAGGAGCATTCATGGGTTTCAGATCTGTCAGAAGGTATCCGATGATTAAGATATGGTAGGTCTGAACAAAACTTTTCTCAGAAAAAATAAGAATTCCTGTTTAGGTGACTACAAAATAGCCTAAATGTAGTCACCTAATACCAAAACATTTAAATATGTAGTCACCTATATTATTCTATGCACGTTGAGAAAAGAAAGGCAGGAAAGCGAATAAAGTATTTTTTGGCGCATTCTTACAGGGAGGGCGCTAAGGTTTACAAATTCAGAAAATATCTGGGGCAGGACATAGATTTGCTGGAGGAAAGGAAAAAAATAGCTGAAAAGCTTATCCTTGAAGAAATACACAAATACAAAATCATAAAAGATCCGCTTCAGGTGGAACTTTCAGAAGAAGAGATAGCTTCAATAAGAAAGCTTGAAGCTCAAATACCCTTAAAAATAAGCCATTTATCAGAAGGAGACTGGAAAGAATTCTCAGAAATATTCACATACAATACCAATGCCATAGAAGGAAGCAGATTAAATCAGGAAGAAGTGAAAGAGCTGCTGGAAAAAGACAAATGGCCCAATAAGTCAAAAGAGGATATTGCAGAAGCATTTGGAGTGGATGAATCAATTTCATATATTCGAAACACAAAAGAGCATATCTCATTAGAGCTCATAAAAAAAATGCATAAGATTGTGTTCAAAAATTCCAAGCCATTTGCCGGAAAACTGAGAAAAAGAGGTGAAGAAGTAGTTGTCATGGGCAGCGGGGGAAATGTTGTCCATGAAGGAGCGCCGCAGGCAAGAATAAATCATCTTCTGCGCGGTTTGGCAGAATGGTATGAAAAGAACAAAAATAGGTATCCTGGATTGATTCTCGGGGCAGTTGTACATAACCAATTTGAGAATATTCATCCGTTCAGGGATGGAAATGGGCGAGTGGGAAGAATCTTGCTAAATAATATCCTCATCAAGCATAATCTGCCCCCGATAAACATAGATTTCAGGAACAGGGCAGAATACTATGCATCTTTGCAGGCATATGAAAAAAACCATGATTTAAAGCCCACAATAGAGCTTTATATGAAAGAATACAATGAATTAAAGAAAAAACTTGGCAACCACAAAACAAAGAAAGCCTAAATAGATGAATCAGCTCTTTTTTATATCTCAATAATCTTCCCTTTCTTCCCGACATTTATGACCCTTGTCTTCCCAACCATTTCTTCTATGCCTTCTGCCTCATGCACATGGGAGCAGAGCAGAATGTCAGGATGGAATTTTTCTATTGCTCTCTTTATTCCTGAGCTGCCTGGAAAGAACTGCGTGAACTTCTCCATTTTTGTTCCTGAAGGATGCACATGTGTAACCATTATCTTCTTGCTTAACTCCTTTATTTTGTCAAAGCCTTTCTTCAGCAGATCATAAATCTCTTTTTCATCCATCTGAAACAATCCAATATTGGCGCCGCCTGCTCCAAAGATTCCTACATTGCCGTATTTCACAGAATAGCCATGAATATTCTTCACTCCATAAACTTCAGCAAGAAAATCCGCTGTTGCAACTGTTTCATGATTTCCTGGAATAAGCAAAACTTTCTCATTCCTTTTTTTAAAAGGACCGATTAAGTTTGTTGTTGACCTGTCTCCCATTGTCAGATCGCCGCAAAGAATAACCAAATCAACATTTTCCCTTTTTGCCTGCTCTGCCAGCTTCTCAGCCAGGCTCATGTCGCCGTGTATATCTCCAGCGGCAAGTATCTTCAGTTTTTTATCAGTTTTCTTTTCCATAATGCAAAATAATAGAACGTAATTTAAAAAACTTCCTATCTTTTTATGACCTTTTCATTGTCAGTCAGATCAATTATTGTTGAAGGCCTGCCTTTTTTCTCTCCTTCATATAGTATGAAATCAATCTTCACCTTTATTTCAGGATCAAGATTATCAAGCGATGTCATGAAATCCTTGCCAATTACATTGGCAGATGTTGTCACAATCGGAGCATTCAGCTCAGCAGCAACCTCACTGAACCAATGGTTTGGAATTCTAATGCCCAGAGTATCAAGATCAGAATTCACATTTGGAGAAACCGCATCCTTTTTTTTCAGTTTTAGAATCAGGGTATATGGTCCGGGCAATTTATTAATCCATTTTTCTGCTTCTTTTGAGACTTCGCAGTTTTCCCTGATCCATTCTTTGGAAGGGGCAATAATTGAAAAAGGCCTTGTATATCGCTGCTTCGCTTCCCTTACTTTTTTTACCGCTCCAAAATGCCTTGCATTGCAGCCGATTCCATAGATTGTGTCAGTAGGATGAATAAATGTAGCGCCATTTAATATCCCCCTCAAAATTGCTTCCTTGTTTATCTTGAATTCATCTTTATTTATGATTTCCATGATTTTCAGGAATGCCTTATGGTTTATAAAGCTTGTTATATGCACTATATACCCTTAGAATTCTATTTTGTCATTGATCTTTGTTTTGCCAATAATGCCGCAAGGTAATTCAACAGCATATTTTGCTCTTTTAACACTATTATAAATAGCAAAGGGCCTAAAGTTTTTTTTCCTCTCAACAACTCTTTTATCTCTATTTAAAAACAGCACATCAATCGGATAAAAAACAAAGAACATATGCAGTGAAATCCTTTTTTCTTCATCAAAAGCAAGGACCAATGCAAAATCCTTTATTTTCTTTGAAAACATTAATCCAATTGCCTTTGAAAACAGACTTTTACAGATTTTATGTTTTTCAGCCAGAATTATTTTTTGCGATACGTTCTTAATTGCCATTTATTTTATTGCTGCTTTTACAAATCCGTAAAATAATGGAGCCGGATCTTCAAGCCTTGATTTAAGTTCAGGATGTGCCTGCGTGGCTATAAAAAACTTGTGTTTTGAAAGCTCTATAAACTCAACTAATCTTCCGTTAGGTGACATTCCGCTGAACATCAATCCTTTTTCCTCCAGTATTTTATGATAGTCTGGATTGACTTCATAGCGGTGCCTGTGCCTTTCAGAAGCTTCATCTGAATTGTAAAGTTTCTGGACAATGCTTCCTTTCTTCAAAACTGCCTTGCAGGCGCCGAGCCTCATTGTAGCTCCTTTCTCTTTTACATTTTTCTGCTCAGGCAAAATATCTATGACTGGATTATTTGTTTTCTCGTCATTCTCGCTTGTGCCTGCATCTTTCAAGCCGCAGACATTTCTTGCAAATTCAATAACTGCTAACTGCAATCCATAGCACAATCCAAGGAAAGGAATGTCATTTTCACGGGCATATTGTATCACTTTTATTTTTCCTTCTGTTCCTCTTGCTCCAAATCCGCCAGGAACAATAACGCCATTAACATCCTTTAAAGCATCTTCAACTTTTACCTTTCCATTTTCTATCTCTGTTGTTTCAATCCATTTCAGTTCAACTTTTGCATTGAGATGCGCCCCTGCGTGCATCAACGCCTCTATAATGCTTGCGTAAGAGTCCATCAATGCAGTGTATTTGCCGCAGATTGCGATCTTGACCTTGTTTTTAGGATTTTTTATATTTGCAACTAATTTTTTCCACTCAACTAAATCATTTATGTTCCTGAGAGCTAATTTTTCTTTTAAAACTTTCAGCAATCCTTCCTTTTCAAAAATAATCGGCAGTTCATAAGTTGTCTCCACTTTCGGGTCTGATATCACTTCCTCTTTCCTTACATTGGAAAACAGGGCAATCTTTTCTTTTATCTTGTCCTGCAAATAATCTTCTGATCTGCCTATCACAATATCCGGCTGTATTCCTCTCTGCTCGAGCATTGAAACGCTCTGCTGCGTTGGCTTGCTTTTCTGCTCTTCCACACCGCCGACAACAGGCACGAATGCAAGATGGACATATAGAATATTTTCCCTGCCAACCATTGACTTTAACTGTCTTGCTGCTTCTATAAAGAGCATATTTTCTATATCGCCGACTGTGCCGCCGATTTCAATAAGCATGATGTCTGCTTTTTCCTCATTTGCAATCTCAAAAAGCCTGTTTTTAATTTCATCTGTAACATGCGGTATCATCTGCACTGTCTTGCCCAGGTAATCTCCTCTTCTTTCGCGGTCAATCACCGCTTTGAAAACCTTTCCAGAAGTCAGGTTCCATTTGAATTTGCAGTTTATATTCAGGAATCTTTCATAATGGCCGAAATCCATGTCAACCTCTCCACCGTCATCAAGAACAAATACTTCGCCATGCTCTATCGGATTCATTGTGCCCGGATCAACATTAAGATAGCCGTCGCACTT from Candidatus Woesearchaeota archaeon encodes the following:
- a CDS encoding alanine--tRNA ligase-related protein, with the translated sequence MNSKNIIKNVIDFAEKSGYPLEKSVGLLYARGGYGKFNPSAGHHIVDPILRDECPRPPITFSLAERCLRETDSSKIGISNRHLSFFEMMEFTQVGNPDMLNFEKNTQEIYELITNVLGLKKDKLLVTYLEDCKIDDVHITSQETRKIANVWKNLLGEAQVIPTKGRRNLFIARIPNCAGGPGFEIYYKMVDGRYVEIASQLNYKYIFNGQNNISLTKNEVIAAAFGLERILMALEEKEKIHNISLIKPLKDIVDCGKEKELYDENAAIIADAIRAISFIVYDSNDKELSPSQKKIFKNLIKELRTEINYLGVGDHNIYEKVVQANINLYAERYPFLLNKKDKILETINS
- a CDS encoding helix-turn-helix domain-containing protein; its protein translation is MEEIFKELGLSDKEIKAYLKLLELGQATTQRLSEVTAINRITLYDILRYLIEKGFVGYTIIDKVKYFYATPPRNVLNMLKEKERKFVSILPELESKMEIIGKRPTFQLFEGKEGINTVNEDVLREKNEILAYGSSQIINKIIKYQAIDFMKKRIKNKIKWKGISDSGFKEHIFFEKPEYKKITVLKVDDSFKNIGTWNYIYNNKIAILSFNKENFVGIIIEDETINKTAKLIFEKLWKQAKKS
- a CDS encoding radical SAM protein, whose translation is MIQKTSFYSWKTGNLAKGCRLCVEGSKLVLFATGLCPRSCFYCPLSEQKKNKDVVYADEWKIEKDRDIIAEAKSISAKGASLTGGDPFIVLNRSIKYIKLLKKAFGKKFHIHLYTLPELLTLNKLKKFYNAGLDEIRLHPDIFNRKNWNKIDLVKKFKWQIGVEIPVIPGHKKKIMELIDYFADKINFLNLNELEISDTNADKLLKMGFRCKDEVSYGIKGSEELAFELLKHISKKHPKPNVHYCTATLKDKVQLANRIKRRAKNTAKAYDIVSEEGMLIRGAVYLPDLKPGFSYRKRLENILKNKKIKNKLIKKLNTIKNNLKKDFKIKNSLIDIDEQKLRILASMKIIDKIKNKIILKGLCPAIVEEYPTWDQTEIDIEFLRNKAKTI
- a CDS encoding DUF2391 family protein, with amino-acid sequence MTIEQEEPEYFSAKDLVRSFFGSLFFGFAFIFSKALIDLSATLDKIHIVLILLSTFLLLTFEIYFIGYQRVSDRKRRPFWEFWLKRFATFYVITVLVSLYLVYIYNFQVYLTTYMEIIKLVVAVSLPCATGAAIADLLKKY
- a CDS encoding archease is translated as MEKYKFFEHTADAKFQAYGKTLEEAFSNAALAMFSVMTDIKKIKPKIKKEISVEGIDQKQLLYNFLEEFLFLMDTEFLLLSNVEKIKINANKLTATAFFDKAENYETHGDVKAVTYQEMEINQEKDKVMVQVVVDI